The following proteins come from a genomic window of Nicotiana tomentosiformis chromosome 12, ASM39032v3, whole genome shotgun sequence:
- the LOC108944643 gene encoding B3 domain-containing protein REM10-like, translating into MSPLNAHVSTTNYGDDNDRPYFISTIKPYCTKKSVLYFPLDFAKSNGLMNRKCEMILKDEEQRCWTVWLGREAHHFGIVSGWSKFRTANGLQVGDAYKIELIKNGEIPIAHFHCKYSEKVAKREEQ; encoded by the exons ATGAGTCCTCTCAATGCACACGTATCTACTACAAATTATGGTGATGATAATGATCGTCCTTATTTTATTTCAACCATTAAACCTTATTGCACCAAGAAGTCAGTTTTG TATTTTCCACTGGATTTTGCAAAGTCAAATGGATTGATGAATAGAAAGTGTGAGATGATTTTGAAAGATGAAGAACAAAGATGTTGGACAGTGTGGCTAGGGAGAGAAGCACATCATTTTGGAATTGTAAGTGGATGGTCAAAATTCAGAACAGCAAATGGTCTCCAAGTAGGAGATGCTTACAAGATTGAACTCATCAAGAATGGAGAAATACCTATAGCTCACTTCCATT GCAAATATTCTGAAAAGGTTGCAAAGAGGGAGGAACAGTAG
- the LOC104093628 gene encoding TMV resistance protein N-like isoform X2: MEKMVKQKSSQFPQWNYDVFLSFRGEDTRKTFTSHLYEGLKNRGIFTFQDGKRLEHGTSISEELCKAIEESQVAIIIFSKNYASSRWCLDELVKIMECNTNQFGRQTLVIPIFYDVDPSAVRYQKESFAEAFDKHESRCKVDDVEGMRKLQRWRTALTAATNLKGYDIRQGIESDCIHEIVDQISSKLCKISLSYLQDVVGINTHLEKVKSLLELEINDVRIVGIWGMGGVGKTTIARAIFDTLSYQFEVACFLADVKENKCGMHSLQNILLSELLREKDNYVNNKEDGNHLMARRLRFKKVLVVLDDIDHKDHLDYLAGDLGWFGNGSRIIATTRDKHLIWKNDLIYEVTTLADDEAIQLFNQYAFKKEVPDERFEKLMLEVVSHAKGLPLALKVWGSFLHKRDITEWRSAIEQMKNNSNSEIVDKLKISYDGLEPIQQEIFLDIACFLRGVRKDEIMQILESCDFGADIGLRILIEKSLVFISEKDTIEMHDLLQDMGKYVVNPQKDPRERSRLWLAEDFEEVMINNTHLRYLRKLRLSVSTSLICTPDFTGMPNLEYLDLEKCSNLEEVHHSLGCSRKLIRLNLNYCRRLKRFPCVNVESLKYLYLHGCYSLEKFPEIVGRMKLELEIDMGYSGIRELPSYIQFQTHITKLDLSCLENLVALLSSIGMLKSLVKLDVSDCSKLEMLPEEIGDLQNLEKLDARRTLISRPPSSIVCLDKLKFLSFGQLESEEGQVAGYFVFPQVNKGLRSLEDLDLSFCNVIDGGLPEDIGCLSSLKVLYLRGNNFEHLPPSIAQLGALRSLDLTNCKRLKELPDFVGMPNLETLNLSNCINLEEVHHSLGFFRKLCTLELTNCKRLKRFPALCIDSLKYLYLHECSNLENFPEILGSMKFESDIHMLDSVTRDLELRDLENLVILPSSICKLKSLVNLDVSGCSKLVSFPEAIGDLQNLERLDARDTLISQPPSSIVRLNKLRFLSFAKQKSEVGLEDEVNFVFPPVAEGLHSLEILNLSYCNLMDGGLPEDIGCLSSLEVLYLRGNNFEHLPRSITQLGALRSLYLTECRSLTQLPELPPDLDELHADCHMVLKSIHNLATRKKKLQWLIFTPLYDKDDAYNDSIYNLFAHSLFQNIISLQHDISASDSLSQRVFTIEHPGKKIPSWFDYHGIDTSVSVNLPENWYVHDNFLGFAVCYSGSLIEITAQLIPLCNDEMSWMTQKLALCNHSKYDTESTIHFFLLTLAGLWDTSKANGKTPNDYGLIRLLFCGEMKEFGLHLFYKDETELQALLQMRENNDEPTEHCIGIRTGRYDNSEHYDSMTNEASCSSYKKQRSHSTLRGRVASVFRNFTALSCKPRVLA; this comes from the exons ATGGAGAAGATGGTTAAGCAAAAAT CTTCGCAGTTTCCTCAATGGAATTACGATGTATTTCTAAGTTTTAGAGGTGAAGACACCCGCAAAACATTTACAAGTCACTTGTACGAAGGTTTGAAAAACAGGGGAATATTCACCTTTCAAGATGGTAAAAGGCTAGAGCATGGCACATCGATCTCAGAAGAACTATGTAAAGCTATTGAAGAGTCTCAAGTTGCCATCATCATTTTCTCGAAGAATTATGCTTCATCCAGGTGGTGCTTGGATGAACTAGTGAAGATCATGGAATGCAACACTAATCAATTTGGACGACAAACCTTGGTAATACCAATCTTCTATGATGTGGATCCATCAGCAGTTCGATACCAAAAGGAGAGTTTTGCTGAAGCCTTTGACAAACATGAGTCAAGGTGTAAAGTCGATGATGTTGAAGGAATGCGGAAGTTGCAAAGATGGAGGACTGCGCTAACTGCCGCAACAAATCTAAAAGGATATGACATCCGCCAAGG GATTGAATCAGACTGTATTCATGAGATTGTTGACCAAATTTCGTCCAAATTATGCAAGATTTCTTTATCTTATTTGCAAGATGTTGTGGGAATAAATACCCATCTCGAGAAAGTAAAGTCCCTACTCGAGTTAGAAATCAATGATGTTCGGATTGTGGGAATCTGGGGCATGGGGGGAGTCGGTAAAACGACAATAGCAAGAGCCATTTTTGATACACTCTCCTATCAATTTGAAGTTGCTTGTTTCCTTGCGGATGTTAAAGAAAATAAATGTGGGATGCATTCTTTGCAGAATATTCTTCTCTCTGAATTGTTAAGGGAAAAAGATAATTACGTGAATAACAAGGAGGACGGAAATCACCTGATGGCTCGTAGACTTCGTTTTAAGAAGGTTTTAGTTGTGCTTGATGACATAGATCACAAAGATCATTTGGATTACCTAGCAGGGGATCTTGGTTGGTTTGGCAATGGCAGTAGAATTATTGCGACAACTAGAGACAAACATTTGATATGGAAGAATGATCTAATATATGAAGTGACTACACTAGCTGATGATGAAGCTATTCAATTGTTCAATCAATATGCTTTCAAGAAAGAAGTTCCAGATGAGCGTTTTGAGAAGCTAATGTTGGAGGTAGTAAGTCATGCTAAAGGCCTTCCTTTAGCCCTGAAAGTGTGGGGTTCTTTCTTACATAAGAGGGATATAACTGAGTGGAGAAGTGCTATAGAGCAAATGAAAAACAACTCTAATTCAGAAATTGTTGACAAACTCAAAATTAGCTATGATGGATTAGAGCCCATACAACAAGAGATATTTCTAGATATAGCATGCTTCTTACGAGGGGTAAGAAAAGATGAGATCATGCAAATTCTTGAGAGCTGTGATTTTGGAGCTGATATCGGATTGCGTATCCTAATTGAAAAATCTCTTGTGTTCATCTCTGAAAAAGATACAATTGAAATGCATGACTTATTACAAGATATGGGTAAATATGTAGTGAACCCACAAAAGGATCCAAGAGAGCGTAGCAGGTTATGGCTTGCTGAAGATTTTGAAGAAGTGATGATCAACAATACG CATTTGAGGTATCTACGAAAGCTACGTCTCAGCGTCTCTACAAGCCTGATATGCACACCAGATTTCACGGGGATGCCAAATTTGGAGTATTTGGATCTGGAGAAATGTAGTAATCTTGAAGAGGTTCACCATTCCCTGGGATGTTCCAGAAAACTCATTCGGTTGAATTTGAATTACTGTAGACGCCTGAAGAGGTTTCCATGTGTCAACGTGGAATCTCTCAAATATCTGTATCTACATGGTTGCTATAGTTTAGAGAAATTTCCGGAAATCGTAGGAAGAATGAAGCTGGAGTTAGAGATTGACATGGGATACTCCGGGATAAGGGAACTACCATCATATATCCAGTTCCAAACTCATATTACCAAACTGGATTTGAGCTGTTTAGAAAACCTTGTGGCTCTTCTAAGCAGCATAGGTATGTTGAAAAGCTTGGTGAAGCTAGATGTGTCGGATTGCTCAAAACTTGAAATGTTGCCAGAAGAGATAGGGGATTTACAAAACTTGGAGAAGCTTGATGCCAGACGTACTCTAATTTCACGACCTCCGTCTTCCATTGTATGCTTGGACAAACTTAAATTTCTGAGTTTTGGACAGTTAGAATCAGAAGAAGGCCAAGTTGCAGGTTACTTTGTTTTCCCTCAGGTGAACAAAGGGTTACGCTCATTGGAAGATCTGGATCTCAGTTTTTGCAATGTAATAGATGGAGGACTTCCAGAAGACATTGGATGCTTATCCTCTTTGAAAGTGTTGTATCTCAGGGGAAATAATTTTGAGCATTTGCCTCCAAGTATAGCCCAACTTGGTGCTCTTCGATCCTTGGACTTAACAAATTGCAAGAGGCTAAAAGAGTTGCCAGATTTCGTAGGGATGCCAAATTTGGAGACTTTGAATCTGTCAAATTGTATAAATCTTGAAGAGGTTCATCATTCCCTAGGATTTTTCAGAAAGCTTTGTACATTAGAATTGACTAATTGTAAACGCCTTAAGAGGTTTCCAGCTCTGTGCATCGATTCCCTTAAATATCTGTATCTACATGAGTGCTCCAATTTAGAAAATTTTCCAGAAATCTTGGGAAGCATGAAATTTGAGTCAGATATTCACATGCTCGACAGTGTGACAAGGGATCTAGAATTGAGAGATTTAGAGAACCTTGTAATACTTCCCAGCAGCATTTGTAAGTTGAAAAGTTTGGTTAATCTAGATGTATCAGGTTGCTCAAAGCTTGTAAGCTTTCCAGAAGCTATAGGGGATTTACAAAACTTGGAGCGGCTTGATGCCAGAGATACTCTAATCTCACAACCTCCATCTTCTATTGTGCGGTTGAACAAGCTTAGATTCTTGAGCTTCGCAAAACAAAAATCAGAAGTAGGCCTCGAAGATGAAGTGAACTTTGTGTTCCCTCCGGTGGCTGAAGGATTACACTCATTGGAAATTTTGAATCTCAGTTACTGTAATCTAATGGATGGAGGACTTCCAGAAGACATTGGATGCTTATCCTCTTTGGAAGTATTGTATCTCAGGGGAAATAATTTTGAGCATTTGCCTAGAAGCATAACCCAACTTGGTGCGCTTCGATCTTTGTACTTAACAGAGTGCAGGAGTCTTACACAGTTGCCAGAACTTCCACCAGATTTAGACGAATTGCATGCAGATTGTCATATGGTTCTGAAAAGTATTCATAATTTAGCAACCAGGAAGAAGAAATTACAGTGGCTGATATTCACACCGCTGTACGATAAGGATGACGCGTACAATGATTCGATCTATAATTTGTTTGCACATAGCCTGTTTCAGAATATCATTTCCTTGCAGCATGACATCTCTGCTTCAGATTCCTTGTCACAGAGAGTTTTTACCATTGAGCATCCTGGGAAGAAGATCCCGAGTTGGTTCGACTATCACGGAATTGATACAAGTGTATCAGTCAATTTGCCTGAAAATTGGTATGTACATGATAACTTCTTGGGATTTGCTGTATGTTACTCTGGCAGCCTAATTGAAATCACAGCTCAATTGATTCCCTTATGTAATGATGAGATGTCGTGGATGACCCAGAAACTTGCCTTATGCAACCATTCAAAATATGATACAGAATCAACTATTCATTTTTTCCTTTTAACTCTTGCTGGCTTATGGGATACATCTAAGGCAAATGGAAAAACACCAAATGACTATGGACTTATTAGGCTACTTTTTTGTGGAGAAATGAAGGAGTTTGGACTTCATTTGTTCTATAAAGATGAAACTGAGCTTCAGGCCTTGTTACAAATGAGGGAAAATAATGATGAACCAACAGAACATTGCATTGGGATAAGGACGGGCAGATATGACAATAGTGAACACTATGATTCCATGACCAATGAAGCCAGTTGCTCCTCTTATAAGAAACAAAGGTCACATTCTACTCTCCGGGGGAGAGTGGCCAGTGTCTTCAGAAACTTCACAGCTCTTTCTTGTAAACCCAGGGTTTTAGCTTAA
- the LOC104093628 gene encoding TMV resistance protein N-like isoform X1 — MEKMVKQKSSQFPQWNYDVFLSFRGEDTRKTFTSHLYEGLKNRGIFTFQDGKRLEHGTSISEELCKAIEESQVAIIIFSKNYASSRWCLDELVKIMECNTNQFGRQTLVIPIFYDVDPSAVRYQKESFAEAFDKHESRCKVDDVEGMRKLQRWRTALTAATNLKGYDIRQGIESDCIHEIVDQISSKLCKISLSYLQDVVGINTHLEKVKSLLELEINDVRIVGIWGMGGVGKTTIARAIFDTLSYQFEVACFLADVKENKCGMHSLQNILLSELLREKDNYVNNKEDGNHLMARRLRFKKVLVVLDDIDHKDHLDYLAGDLGWFGNGSRIIATTRDKHLIWKNDLIYEVTTLADDEAIQLFNQYAFKKEVPDERFEKLMLEVVSHAKGLPLALKVWGSFLHKRDITEWRSAIEQMKNNSNSEIVDKLKISYDGLEPIQQEIFLDIACFLRGVRKDEIMQILESCDFGADIGLRILIEKSLVFISEKDTIEMHDLLQDMGKYVVNPQKDPRERSRLWLAEDFEEVMINNTGTKAIEAIWILYFKKLCFNKEAMKNMKRLRILYICSINCHDGSIEYLPNSLRWFVWKHYPWESLPENFEPKRLVHLDLWSSSLRHLWMGRKHLRYLRKLRLSVSTSLICTPDFTGMPNLEYLDLEKCSNLEEVHHSLGCSRKLIRLNLNYCRRLKRFPCVNVESLKYLYLHGCYSLEKFPEIVGRMKLELEIDMGYSGIRELPSYIQFQTHITKLDLSCLENLVALLSSIGMLKSLVKLDVSDCSKLEMLPEEIGDLQNLEKLDARRTLISRPPSSIVCLDKLKFLSFGQLESEEGQVAGYFVFPQVNKGLRSLEDLDLSFCNVIDGGLPEDIGCLSSLKVLYLRGNNFEHLPPSIAQLGALRSLDLTNCKRLKELPDFVGMPNLETLNLSNCINLEEVHHSLGFFRKLCTLELTNCKRLKRFPALCIDSLKYLYLHECSNLENFPEILGSMKFESDIHMLDSVTRDLELRDLENLVILPSSICKLKSLVNLDVSGCSKLVSFPEAIGDLQNLERLDARDTLISQPPSSIVRLNKLRFLSFAKQKSEVGLEDEVNFVFPPVAEGLHSLEILNLSYCNLMDGGLPEDIGCLSSLEVLYLRGNNFEHLPRSITQLGALRSLYLTECRSLTQLPELPPDLDELHADCHMVLKSIHNLATRKKKLQWLIFTPLYDKDDAYNDSIYNLFAHSLFQNIISLQHDISASDSLSQRVFTIEHPGKKIPSWFDYHGIDTSVSVNLPENWYVHDNFLGFAVCYSGSLIEITAQLIPLCNDEMSWMTQKLALCNHSKYDTESTIHFFLLTLAGLWDTSKANGKTPNDYGLIRLLFCGEMKEFGLHLFYKDETELQALLQMRENNDEPTEHCIGIRTGRYDNSEHYDSMTNEASCSSYKKQRSHSTLRGRVASVFRNFTALSCKPRVLA, encoded by the exons ATGGAGAAGATGGTTAAGCAAAAAT CTTCGCAGTTTCCTCAATGGAATTACGATGTATTTCTAAGTTTTAGAGGTGAAGACACCCGCAAAACATTTACAAGTCACTTGTACGAAGGTTTGAAAAACAGGGGAATATTCACCTTTCAAGATGGTAAAAGGCTAGAGCATGGCACATCGATCTCAGAAGAACTATGTAAAGCTATTGAAGAGTCTCAAGTTGCCATCATCATTTTCTCGAAGAATTATGCTTCATCCAGGTGGTGCTTGGATGAACTAGTGAAGATCATGGAATGCAACACTAATCAATTTGGACGACAAACCTTGGTAATACCAATCTTCTATGATGTGGATCCATCAGCAGTTCGATACCAAAAGGAGAGTTTTGCTGAAGCCTTTGACAAACATGAGTCAAGGTGTAAAGTCGATGATGTTGAAGGAATGCGGAAGTTGCAAAGATGGAGGACTGCGCTAACTGCCGCAACAAATCTAAAAGGATATGACATCCGCCAAGG GATTGAATCAGACTGTATTCATGAGATTGTTGACCAAATTTCGTCCAAATTATGCAAGATTTCTTTATCTTATTTGCAAGATGTTGTGGGAATAAATACCCATCTCGAGAAAGTAAAGTCCCTACTCGAGTTAGAAATCAATGATGTTCGGATTGTGGGAATCTGGGGCATGGGGGGAGTCGGTAAAACGACAATAGCAAGAGCCATTTTTGATACACTCTCCTATCAATTTGAAGTTGCTTGTTTCCTTGCGGATGTTAAAGAAAATAAATGTGGGATGCATTCTTTGCAGAATATTCTTCTCTCTGAATTGTTAAGGGAAAAAGATAATTACGTGAATAACAAGGAGGACGGAAATCACCTGATGGCTCGTAGACTTCGTTTTAAGAAGGTTTTAGTTGTGCTTGATGACATAGATCACAAAGATCATTTGGATTACCTAGCAGGGGATCTTGGTTGGTTTGGCAATGGCAGTAGAATTATTGCGACAACTAGAGACAAACATTTGATATGGAAGAATGATCTAATATATGAAGTGACTACACTAGCTGATGATGAAGCTATTCAATTGTTCAATCAATATGCTTTCAAGAAAGAAGTTCCAGATGAGCGTTTTGAGAAGCTAATGTTGGAGGTAGTAAGTCATGCTAAAGGCCTTCCTTTAGCCCTGAAAGTGTGGGGTTCTTTCTTACATAAGAGGGATATAACTGAGTGGAGAAGTGCTATAGAGCAAATGAAAAACAACTCTAATTCAGAAATTGTTGACAAACTCAAAATTAGCTATGATGGATTAGAGCCCATACAACAAGAGATATTTCTAGATATAGCATGCTTCTTACGAGGGGTAAGAAAAGATGAGATCATGCAAATTCTTGAGAGCTGTGATTTTGGAGCTGATATCGGATTGCGTATCCTAATTGAAAAATCTCTTGTGTTCATCTCTGAAAAAGATACAATTGAAATGCATGACTTATTACAAGATATGGGTAAATATGTAGTGAACCCACAAAAGGATCCAAGAGAGCGTAGCAGGTTATGGCTTGCTGAAGATTTTGAAGAAGTGATGATCAACAATACG GGGACCAAGGCAATAGAAGCAATCTGGATTCTTTATTTTAAAAAACTATGCTTTAACAAAGAGgccatgaaaaatatgaaacgACTTCGGATATTGTACATATGTTCTATCAATTGCCATGATGGCTCTATCGAGTACCTGCCCAATAGCTTGCGTTGGTTTGTCTGGAAGCACTACCCTTGGGAGTCATTGCCAGAAAATTTTGAACCCAAAAGGCTTGTTCATCTTGATCTCTGGTCCAGTTCACTGCGTCATTTATGGATGGGAAGAAAG CATTTGAGGTATCTACGAAAGCTACGTCTCAGCGTCTCTACAAGCCTGATATGCACACCAGATTTCACGGGGATGCCAAATTTGGAGTATTTGGATCTGGAGAAATGTAGTAATCTTGAAGAGGTTCACCATTCCCTGGGATGTTCCAGAAAACTCATTCGGTTGAATTTGAATTACTGTAGACGCCTGAAGAGGTTTCCATGTGTCAACGTGGAATCTCTCAAATATCTGTATCTACATGGTTGCTATAGTTTAGAGAAATTTCCGGAAATCGTAGGAAGAATGAAGCTGGAGTTAGAGATTGACATGGGATACTCCGGGATAAGGGAACTACCATCATATATCCAGTTCCAAACTCATATTACCAAACTGGATTTGAGCTGTTTAGAAAACCTTGTGGCTCTTCTAAGCAGCATAGGTATGTTGAAAAGCTTGGTGAAGCTAGATGTGTCGGATTGCTCAAAACTTGAAATGTTGCCAGAAGAGATAGGGGATTTACAAAACTTGGAGAAGCTTGATGCCAGACGTACTCTAATTTCACGACCTCCGTCTTCCATTGTATGCTTGGACAAACTTAAATTTCTGAGTTTTGGACAGTTAGAATCAGAAGAAGGCCAAGTTGCAGGTTACTTTGTTTTCCCTCAGGTGAACAAAGGGTTACGCTCATTGGAAGATCTGGATCTCAGTTTTTGCAATGTAATAGATGGAGGACTTCCAGAAGACATTGGATGCTTATCCTCTTTGAAAGTGTTGTATCTCAGGGGAAATAATTTTGAGCATTTGCCTCCAAGTATAGCCCAACTTGGTGCTCTTCGATCCTTGGACTTAACAAATTGCAAGAGGCTAAAAGAGTTGCCAGATTTCGTAGGGATGCCAAATTTGGAGACTTTGAATCTGTCAAATTGTATAAATCTTGAAGAGGTTCATCATTCCCTAGGATTTTTCAGAAAGCTTTGTACATTAGAATTGACTAATTGTAAACGCCTTAAGAGGTTTCCAGCTCTGTGCATCGATTCCCTTAAATATCTGTATCTACATGAGTGCTCCAATTTAGAAAATTTTCCAGAAATCTTGGGAAGCATGAAATTTGAGTCAGATATTCACATGCTCGACAGTGTGACAAGGGATCTAGAATTGAGAGATTTAGAGAACCTTGTAATACTTCCCAGCAGCATTTGTAAGTTGAAAAGTTTGGTTAATCTAGATGTATCAGGTTGCTCAAAGCTTGTAAGCTTTCCAGAAGCTATAGGGGATTTACAAAACTTGGAGCGGCTTGATGCCAGAGATACTCTAATCTCACAACCTCCATCTTCTATTGTGCGGTTGAACAAGCTTAGATTCTTGAGCTTCGCAAAACAAAAATCAGAAGTAGGCCTCGAAGATGAAGTGAACTTTGTGTTCCCTCCGGTGGCTGAAGGATTACACTCATTGGAAATTTTGAATCTCAGTTACTGTAATCTAATGGATGGAGGACTTCCAGAAGACATTGGATGCTTATCCTCTTTGGAAGTATTGTATCTCAGGGGAAATAATTTTGAGCATTTGCCTAGAAGCATAACCCAACTTGGTGCGCTTCGATCTTTGTACTTAACAGAGTGCAGGAGTCTTACACAGTTGCCAGAACTTCCACCAGATTTAGACGAATTGCATGCAGATTGTCATATGGTTCTGAAAAGTATTCATAATTTAGCAACCAGGAAGAAGAAATTACAGTGGCTGATATTCACACCGCTGTACGATAAGGATGACGCGTACAATGATTCGATCTATAATTTGTTTGCACATAGCCTGTTTCAGAATATCATTTCCTTGCAGCATGACATCTCTGCTTCAGATTCCTTGTCACAGAGAGTTTTTACCATTGAGCATCCTGGGAAGAAGATCCCGAGTTGGTTCGACTATCACGGAATTGATACAAGTGTATCAGTCAATTTGCCTGAAAATTGGTATGTACATGATAACTTCTTGGGATTTGCTGTATGTTACTCTGGCAGCCTAATTGAAATCACAGCTCAATTGATTCCCTTATGTAATGATGAGATGTCGTGGATGACCCAGAAACTTGCCTTATGCAACCATTCAAAATATGATACAGAATCAACTATTCATTTTTTCCTTTTAACTCTTGCTGGCTTATGGGATACATCTAAGGCAAATGGAAAAACACCAAATGACTATGGACTTATTAGGCTACTTTTTTGTGGAGAAATGAAGGAGTTTGGACTTCATTTGTTCTATAAAGATGAAACTGAGCTTCAGGCCTTGTTACAAATGAGGGAAAATAATGATGAACCAACAGAACATTGCATTGGGATAAGGACGGGCAGATATGACAATAGTGAACACTATGATTCCATGACCAATGAAGCCAGTTGCTCCTCTTATAAGAAACAAAGGTCACATTCTACTCTCCGGGGGAGAGTGGCCAGTGTCTTCAGAAACTTCACAGCTCTTTCTTGTAAACCCAGGGTTTTAGCTTAA